One Polynucleobacter sp. MWH-Spelu-300-X4 genomic window carries:
- a CDS encoding glutamate synthase subunit beta: MGKVTGFMEFERLSEHYEEPKKRVKHYKEFVMALTDDEAKIQGARCMDCGIPFCNNGCPVNNIIPDFNDLVYNQDWQQAMEVLHSTNNFPEFTGRICPAPCEAACTLGIHELPVGIKSIEHAIIDKAWTNGWVKPQVPSKKTGKKVAIVGAGPAGMAAAQQLARAGHDVTLFEKNDRVGGLLRYGIPDFKMEKGLIDRRVEQMKAEGVKFETGVFVGKDALDSYIKNYSKKTVSPEQLQKDFDAVVITGGAEQPRDLPVPGRELSGVHYALEFLIPQNKEVAGDNKNEIRADGKHVVVIGGGDTGSDCVGTSNRHGAASVAQFELMPQPPEQENKPLVWPYWPTKLRTSTSHDEGCERDWSVATKRFEGKNGKVEKLIAVRLEWKDGKMQEIAGSEFEMKADLVLLAMGFVSPAQQVLDAFGVEKDNRGNAKAGTEGNKAYYTNVPKVFAAGDMRRGQSLVVWAIREGRQCARSVDEFLMGSSVLPR, from the coding sequence ATGGGTAAGGTTACTGGATTCATGGAATTTGAGCGCCTCAGCGAGCATTACGAGGAGCCTAAGAAACGCGTTAAGCACTACAAAGAATTTGTGATGGCTTTAACGGATGATGAAGCCAAGATTCAGGGCGCGCGTTGTATGGACTGCGGCATTCCATTTTGTAATAACGGTTGTCCGGTTAACAACATCATTCCTGACTTCAATGACTTGGTTTACAACCAAGACTGGCAGCAGGCGATGGAAGTATTGCATTCAACTAATAACTTCCCTGAATTTACAGGGCGCATTTGTCCAGCGCCATGTGAAGCTGCTTGTACATTAGGTATTCATGAACTACCTGTGGGTATCAAATCAATTGAACATGCAATTATTGATAAGGCATGGACAAATGGTTGGGTAAAACCACAAGTGCCAAGTAAAAAGACTGGCAAGAAAGTGGCGATTGTAGGTGCGGGTCCTGCTGGTATGGCAGCTGCGCAACAATTGGCACGTGCTGGTCACGATGTCACTCTATTTGAGAAAAATGATCGTGTTGGTGGTTTATTACGTTACGGTATTCCTGACTTCAAAATGGAGAAGGGTTTAATTGATCGTCGCGTTGAGCAAATGAAGGCTGAAGGCGTCAAATTTGAAACAGGTGTATTTGTTGGTAAAGATGCCTTGGATTCTTACATTAAGAATTACTCTAAAAAGACAGTAAGCCCTGAGCAACTTCAAAAAGATTTTGATGCGGTTGTTATTACGGGTGGTGCAGAGCAACCACGTGACTTACCAGTGCCTGGACGTGAATTAAGTGGTGTTCATTATGCATTAGAGTTCTTGATTCCTCAGAATAAAGAAGTTGCTGGTGACAATAAGAATGAAATTCGCGCAGATGGTAAACATGTCGTGGTAATTGGTGGTGGCGATACAGGTTCAGACTGTGTTGGTACATCAAATCGTCATGGTGCCGCATCTGTTGCGCAGTTTGAATTAATGCCTCAGCCGCCTGAGCAAGAGAACAAACCATTGGTTTGGCCATATTGGCCAACTAAGTTGCGTACATCTACTTCACATGATGAAGGTTGTGAGCGTGACTGGTCAGTTGCCACAAAGCGTTTTGAAGGTAAAAACGGCAAGGTTGAGAAATTGATTGCTGTTCGTCTTGAATGGAAAGACGGCAAAATGCAAGAGATTGCTGGCAGTGAGTTTGAAATGAAGGCGGACCTTGTGCTTTTAGCGATGGGCTTCGTTTCTCCAGCGCAACAAGTTCTAGACGCTTTCGGTGTGGAAAAAGATAACCGTGGCAATGCTAAAGCTGGCACGGAAGGTAATAAAGCTTATTACACCAATGTGCCTAAAGTATTTGCCGCTGGCGATATGCGTCGTGGCCAGTCTTTGGTTGTTTGGGCTATTCGTGAGGGTCGTCAATGCGCGCGTTCCGTTGACGAGTTCTTAATGGGTAGCAGCGTATTGCCTCGTTAA
- a CDS encoding ABC transporter ATP-binding protein codes for MSSIENIVAGSFKDVNQTASIVSLKDVDFSYAPGERTILSGLNMEFPRGKVVAVMGGSGCGKTTILRLIGGQVNAQKGQVLFEGQDVGAMANQELMAIRRRMGMLFQFGALFTDMSVFENVAFPLREHTHLSEEVLRDLVLMKLNAVGLRGARDLMPSQISGGMARRVALARAIALDPPLIMYDEPFAGLDPISLGITARLIKDMNQALGATSILVTHDIPETFEIADYVYFIANGKIAAEGTPADLEASSDPFVKQFVSANPDGPVPFHYPGASLSEDFGGRV; via the coding sequence ATGAGTTCAATAGAAAACATAGTGGCAGGTTCATTTAAAGACGTGAATCAAACAGCTTCCATCGTATCTCTAAAAGATGTTGACTTCTCCTATGCTCCTGGAGAGCGTACGATTTTGTCCGGCTTAAATATGGAGTTTCCGCGAGGCAAGGTTGTTGCTGTTATGGGAGGCTCCGGCTGTGGCAAGACCACTATCTTGCGCTTAATTGGCGGTCAGGTGAATGCTCAAAAAGGACAAGTTCTTTTTGAGGGTCAAGATGTGGGCGCAATGGCCAATCAAGAATTGATGGCAATTCGTAGACGCATGGGGATGTTGTTTCAGTTCGGCGCACTTTTCACAGATATGAGTGTTTTTGAAAATGTGGCGTTTCCATTAAGAGAACACACCCATCTTTCTGAAGAAGTTTTACGTGATTTAGTTTTAATGAAACTTAACGCGGTCGGTTTGCGTGGTGCAAGAGATTTGATGCCTTCTCAAATATCAGGAGGTATGGCAAGACGCGTGGCTCTAGCTAGAGCGATTGCTTTAGATCCACCGTTAATTATGTACGATGAGCCATTTGCCGGTTTAGACCCTATCTCATTGGGTATTACAGCTAGACTTATCAAAGATATGAATCAGGCTTTGGGCGCCACTAGTATTTTGGTGACCCATGACATTCCAGAAACATTTGAAATTGCTGATTATGTTTATTTCATTGCTAATGGAAAAATTGCTGCAGAGGGAACGCCTGCTGATTTAGAAGCTTCCTCTGATCCATTCGTAAAACAGTTTGTTTCAGCAAACCCTGATGGGCCAGTGCCATTCCATTACCCAGGGGCTTCTTTGTCAGAAGATTTCGGGGGTCGCGTATGA
- the mlaE gene encoding lipid asymmetry maintenance ABC transporter permease subunit MlaE, translating to MNLVINTLAGLGAFVRGNLTGLGYATRMFLTIMRRSVFLLKRIRLVTDQVHFVGNYSFVIIAVSGLFVGFVLGLQGYYTLNRYGSEQALGLLVALSLTRELGPVVTALLFAGRAGTSLTAEIGLMKAGEQLSAMEMMAVDPLTRVIAPRLWAGIIAMPVLAAIFSAVGIMGGYLVGVPLIGVDDGAFWSQMQAGVDVMKDIGNGVVKSMVFGVAVTFIALYQGYEAKPTPEGVARATTRTVVIASLAVLALDFLLTAVMFSN from the coding sequence ATGAATCTAGTGATCAATACGTTAGCGGGCTTAGGCGCTTTTGTCCGAGGAAATCTTACTGGTTTAGGTTATGCCACACGCATGTTCTTGACGATTATGCGCCGCTCGGTATTTTTATTAAAGCGCATACGCTTAGTAACAGATCAAGTTCATTTTGTTGGCAATTACTCTTTTGTGATTATTGCCGTGTCAGGTTTATTCGTAGGTTTTGTTTTGGGCTTGCAAGGTTATTACACCTTGAATCGTTATGGCTCGGAGCAAGCATTAGGTTTATTGGTGGCACTTTCTCTCACAAGAGAATTAGGTCCTGTTGTAACGGCACTTTTATTTGCCGGACGTGCAGGCACATCATTAACAGCAGAAATTGGCTTGATGAAAGCTGGTGAGCAGTTAAGCGCTATGGAAATGATGGCAGTCGACCCATTAACGCGTGTTATTGCTCCAAGGCTTTGGGCAGGCATTATCGCTATGCCAGTATTGGCTGCAATCTTTAGCGCGGTAGGCATCATGGGTGGTTATTTGGTGGGCGTTCCCTTGATTGGTGTTGATGATGGGGCGTTTTGGTCACAAATGCAGGCTGGTGTTGATGTCATGAAAGATATCGGTAACGGTGTTGTAAAGAGTATGGTGTTTGGGGTGGCGGTGACATTCATAGCCTTGTATCAAGGGTATGAGGCGAAGCCAACTCCAGAGGGGGTTGCTAGAGCAACTACCAGAACTGTTGTTATTGCTTCATTAGCAGTTTTAGCATTAGATTTCCTTTTAACTGCAGTGATGTTCTCAAACTGA
- the mlaD gene encoding outer membrane lipid asymmetry maintenance protein MlaD produces MKKQSLDIWVGLLVALGLLALLFLALKAGNMSAFTFQPTYQVSARFDNIGGLKPRAPVKSAGVVVGRVAEIRFDDQTYQATVIMNLEDRYKFPKDSSAKILTSGLLGEQYIGLEAGGDMDMIAQGSKLTQTQSAIVLENLIGQFLYNKASDGAPSDKSK; encoded by the coding sequence ATGAAAAAACAATCACTAGATATTTGGGTAGGACTATTGGTGGCCTTGGGGCTTTTAGCCTTATTGTTTCTTGCGCTAAAAGCTGGAAATATGAGTGCTTTTACTTTCCAGCCAACCTATCAGGTTAGCGCACGCTTTGACAATATAGGTGGTTTGAAACCAAGAGCGCCAGTTAAGAGTGCTGGGGTGGTAGTTGGGCGTGTAGCGGAAATTCGTTTTGATGATCAGACATATCAAGCAACTGTGATTATGAATTTGGAAGACCGTTATAAGTTTCCTAAAGACAGTTCAGCAAAAATTTTGACCTCAGGTTTATTGGGTGAACAATATATCGGTTTGGAAGCTGGCGGTGATATGGATATGATTGCTCAAGGCAGCAAGTTAACTCAAACGCAGTCAGCTATTGTTTTAGAAAATTTGATTGGCCAATTTTTATATAACAAGGCATCTGATGGCGCACCATCAGACAAGAGTAAGTAA
- a CDS encoding VacJ family lipoprotein, with product MKSLIHHLYKAIILVMVVMLGACATTQQNERVARIDPLEPMNRAVFTFNENLDQYLVKPAAEAYKFVMPDAVRRGVTNFFSNIGDIFVAANNLLQGKPKEATSDIGRFLVNSTIGILGLFDVATDIGLDKHAEDFGQTMGVWGVSDGPYVVLPFFGPSTARDTVGLAVDLKTDFVLNTNQLNSDEKLGVTALRVLDRRANLLDAGQLLEDAAFDKYSFLRDSYLQRRRNQIYDGDPPPLGD from the coding sequence ATGAAATCATTGATACATCACTTATATAAGGCAATCATCCTTGTGATGGTGGTGATGCTTGGGGCATGTGCTACGACGCAGCAGAATGAGCGCGTGGCGCGTATTGACCCTTTGGAACCAATGAATCGGGCCGTATTCACCTTTAATGAAAATTTAGACCAATACCTTGTTAAGCCTGCTGCTGAGGCTTATAAATTTGTTATGCCAGATGCTGTTCGTAGGGGCGTCACTAATTTCTTTAGCAATATTGGCGATATTTTTGTTGCAGCTAATAACTTGTTGCAAGGAAAGCCAAAGGAAGCAACCAGTGATATTGGTCGCTTCTTAGTGAACTCTACTATCGGTATTTTGGGTCTTTTTGATGTTGCTACTGATATAGGTCTAGATAAGCATGCCGAAGATTTCGGTCAAACCATGGGTGTTTGGGGTGTGTCGGATGGTCCTTATGTGGTTTTGCCATTTTTTGGCCCGAGCACGGCGAGAGATACAGTTGGTTTAGCGGTTGATTTGAAGACAGACTTTGTTCTTAATACCAATCAGTTAAATTCAGACGAGAAGCTTGGTGTGACGGCTTTAAGGGTTTTAGATCGCCGCGCCAACTTATTGGATGCTGGCCAGCTACTTGAAGATGCGGCTTTTGATAAATATAGCTTCTTGCGAGATTCTTATTTACAACGTCGTCGCAACCAGATTTATGACGGTGATCCGCCACCTTTAGGCGATTAA
- a CDS encoding phospholipid-binding protein MlaC — protein sequence MSSAFAQTPDTADGLVKFVVEDVMTTIKNDKAIQSGDLRKINALVDQKILPHSNFQKTTQLAMGRNWSKATPAQQALITQEFKSLLIRIYGGALAQVKDQKIQYKPSRAAADDTDVIVRTVVIGRGDPIQLDYRVEKTANGWKVYDINVLGAWLVESYRNQFNDQISKGGVEGLIQFLQQRNSALAAAK from the coding sequence ATGAGTTCTGCGTTTGCACAAACACCCGATACAGCAGATGGTTTGGTGAAATTTGTTGTGGAAGATGTGATGACGACCATCAAGAACGACAAGGCTATTCAATCGGGTGATTTGAGAAAAATTAATGCTCTAGTAGATCAAAAAATTTTGCCGCACAGTAACTTTCAAAAAACGACTCAATTAGCAATGGGTCGCAATTGGTCGAAAGCGACGCCTGCTCAGCAAGCATTAATTACCCAAGAATTTAAAAGTCTTTTAATCCGTATTTACGGTGGCGCTTTAGCTCAAGTTAAAGATCAGAAAATTCAATACAAACCTTCTCGTGCTGCTGCCGATGATACGGATGTCATTGTTAGAACAGTTGTGATTGGTCGAGGGGACCCTATTCAGTTGGACTATCGTGTTGAAAAAACCGCTAATGGTTGGAAGGTTTATGACATCAATGTGTTGGGTGCTTGGCTAGTCGAGTCATATCGCAACCAATTTAATGACCAGATCAGCAAAGGCGGGGTTGAGGGTCTGATCCAGTTTTTGCAACAACGTAATAGTGCTTTGGCAGCCGCAAAATAA
- a CDS encoding lipid asymmetry maintenance protein MlaB: MTAIYQLPRSIEHNNVEEVLTQVVKALSPLAAQETLVIDCQALTVFDSSALSALLAIKRRASEKTIQIQIQAVPEKLASLAKVYGLAEIVLA; this comes from the coding sequence ATGACGGCTATTTATCAACTTCCACGATCCATTGAGCACAACAATGTTGAGGAAGTATTAACTCAAGTTGTTAAAGCGCTTTCACCCTTGGCAGCGCAGGAAACTTTAGTTATTGATTGCCAAGCTTTAACGGTCTTTGATTCAAGCGCCTTAAGTGCATTATTGGCAATCAAGCGACGCGCGTCTGAGAAGACTATTCAAATTCAGATACAGGCTGTGCCTGAGAAATTAGCTAGTTTGGCCAAGGTATATGGCTTAGCAGAGATAGTGCTTGCATGA
- a CDS encoding ABC transporter ATP-binding protein, whose translation MSAIEFKNLRKEYGTLTALDGVNLQIEEGEFFGLLGPNGAGKTTLISILAGLCRPTSGSAEVMGHDVQKEFRIARRLLGIVPQELVFDPFFTVRETLTFQSGYFGVKNNGDWIDEVLFNLGLSDKANENMRALSGGMKRRVLVAQALVHRPPVIVLDEPTAGVDVELRQSLWKFIGRLNQEGHTIVLTTHYLEEAQALCNRIAILKKGRVVALDTTANLLARVKNPHAADGDLEDVFMQIMNEEKTS comes from the coding sequence ATGAGTGCCATAGAATTTAAAAACCTACGAAAAGAATACGGCACATTAACGGCTTTAGATGGCGTTAACCTTCAAATAGAAGAGGGTGAGTTTTTTGGTTTATTGGGCCCCAATGGTGCTGGAAAAACTACACTGATTTCTATTTTGGCGGGATTGTGTCGACCAACTAGCGGTAGTGCCGAAGTGATGGGGCACGATGTTCAAAAAGAATTTCGCATTGCTAGACGTTTATTAGGTATTGTTCCGCAAGAGTTGGTTTTTGATCCATTTTTTACCGTTAGAGAAACTTTAACATTTCAGTCTGGATATTTCGGCGTTAAAAATAACGGCGATTGGATTGATGAAGTGCTTTTTAATTTAGGCCTTTCTGATAAAGCCAATGAAAATATGCGTGCCTTATCAGGTGGTATGAAGCGTCGTGTTTTGGTGGCGCAAGCTTTAGTTCATCGTCCGCCGGTAATTGTTTTAGATGAGCCAACTGCTGGTGTGGATGTGGAATTGCGTCAGTCCTTGTGGAAATTCATTGGGCGCCTCAATCAAGAGGGACACACGATTGTTTTGACCACTCATTATCTTGAGGAAGCGCAGGCTTTGTGTAATCGCATTGCGATTCTGAAAAAAGGACGTGTGGTCGCTTTAGATACCACAGCTAATTTATTAGCACGAGTTAAAAATCCGCATGCGGCAGATGGTGATTTGGAAGATGTATTCATGCAAATCATGAATGAGGAGAAAACTTCATGA
- a CDS encoding ABC transporter permease, translated as MMRQESFSTMSSFYALFYKEVKRFWRVSFQTVAAPVLTALLYLMIFGHVLEDHVKVYNTISYTAFLIPGLVMMSILQNSFANTSSSLIQSKVTGNLIFVLLAPLSHFEFFSAYVLAAIVRGVVVGSGVFLATCWFTNMSFAFPLWIIVFGLMSAAVLSALGLIAGIISEKYDQLAAFQNFFIMPATMLSGVFYSIHSLPDIWLKVSHFNPFFYMIDGFRYGFFGASDVSPWWSLAVIAAFFIVVAGIAMRMLSTGYKLRY; from the coding sequence ATGATGCGCCAAGAATCATTTAGCACGATGAGCAGTTTTTACGCGCTTTTTTACAAAGAGGTTAAACGTTTTTGGCGCGTTAGTTTTCAAACGGTAGCAGCACCAGTATTAACAGCGCTTTTATATCTCATGATCTTTGGACATGTGCTGGAAGATCATGTGAAGGTTTACAACACCATCAGCTATACCGCTTTCTTGATACCTGGTTTGGTGATGATGAGTATTTTGCAGAACTCTTTTGCTAATACTTCTTCTTCTTTGATTCAGTCAAAGGTGACGGGTAATCTTATTTTTGTTTTATTGGCGCCACTTTCTCATTTTGAATTTTTCTCCGCATATGTTTTGGCGGCTATTGTGAGGGGTGTTGTCGTAGGTTCGGGCGTGTTCTTGGCAACCTGCTGGTTTACCAATATGAGTTTCGCTTTTCCTTTGTGGATTATTGTTTTTGGCTTAATGAGCGCAGCAGTGCTGAGCGCATTGGGTTTGATTGCCGGCATTATTTCTGAAAAATATGATCAGTTAGCCGCATTCCAAAATTTCTTCATCATGCCTGCAACGATGTTATCTGGTGTTTTCTATTCAATACACTCGTTGCCAGATATTTGGTTAAAGGTGTCGCATTTCAATCCATTCTTTTACATGATTGATGGATTTAGATATGGATTCTTTGGTGCTTCAGATGTTTCACCTTGGTGGAGTCTAGCTGTTATTGCTGCGTTCTTTATAGTTGTTGCCGGCATTGCTATGCGTATGCTTTCAACAGGATATAAGTTGCGTTACTAA
- a CDS encoding BolA family protein: MLPTPEQIKEYIANGIACSHVEVEGDGQHFFATIVSDQFEGLRLVQRHQKVYAALGDRMKSEIHALSFKALTPAEFEAGK, translated from the coding sequence ATGTTGCCAACACCAGAGCAAATAAAAGAATATATCGCCAATGGGATTGCTTGTTCTCATGTGGAAGTTGAGGGTGATGGACAACACTTTTTTGCCACGATTGTGAGTGATCAGTTTGAAGGCTTGAGACTCGTGCAAAGGCATCAGAAGGTTTACGCTGCTTTAGGCGACCGCATGAAATCAGAAATACATGCTTTGTCATTTAAGGCACTAACGCCAGCGGAATTTGAAGCAGGTAAATAA